In Gammaproteobacteria bacterium, the sequence AGCCTTCAGCACAACCCGGTCGTTGTGCTCACACAGCACCTCTCTAATATAATGCGCCGGGATGGACTCTCCTGTGTCACGATCTTTGCGCAGTCCCGTCTCCATAGGATGAATCATGAGAACCCTAACCATGGTGACGCCATCAGCTAACTTGGTTCGTATCTTAATGCGTGCGACCATGGTTACAGGAATCTGTCACCCCGTGGCGTGGCGTTAGTCGCTACAACCACCTTCTGTCACCTCAACAAATTTACGCGCGCTGTAGAGCGTGCCGTCCGCCGAGACTACGGCAATGATGTCAGACGACTCGCCCATCTTGATGCGCGTTGCGACAAACCCCTCAGCATCTGGGCTCAATTCAAAACGCCCTATCAAAGGGTACGGATTCTTTTCAACGAGTACCGAGATGGACTGAACATTATCTAGCTCTGCCGTCACCTTGACCGGCACAACAGCGCCATTCTCGATCAAATCATGTACTCCGATCTTGATCACGTCGCTTGAAGTAATCGCTTCATCACCATAAAGCATGGCGATGGCGTCCTGTTCAGTCTTCTGAGCAAAGGCTTTTTCTGGCCAA encodes:
- the soxZ gene encoding thiosulfate oxidation carrier complex protein SoxZ, coding for MVARIKIRTKLADGVTMVRVLMIHPMETGLRKDRDTGESIPAHYIREVLCEHNDRVVLKAYWGIAISKNPYLSFRLNGAVPGDTITISWIDNRGASAFEKAIIE
- the soxY gene encoding thiosulfate oxidation carrier protein SoxY translates to MSINRRQVLKIALAAGAAGLACTAGLFKPIRVRAAWPEKAFAQKTEQDAIAMLYGDEAITSSDVIKIGVHDLIENGAVVPVKVTAELDNVQSISVLVEKNPYPLIGRFELSPDAEGFVATRIKMGESSDIIAVVSADGTLYSARKFVEVTEGGCSD